One Echinicola strongylocentroti DNA window includes the following coding sequences:
- a CDS encoding glycoside hydrolase family 28 protein, translated as MKRITKLLFVVGLFAFSQSLTAANSGWTNILDVGGNNEGELCTEAIQNAIDKAAEEGGGTLYFPAGDYLTGAIHMKSNTTLHLDAGAVLRFSTNFDHYLPFVQMRWEGTVMNNFSPLIYAYEAENITITGRGKIDGQGKDWWMEMYRIHEADPETLKESKYQKMWTEANVGLETTPNYQKTMRLKFFRPPLIQPFRCKNVRIEGVTIVNSPFWTVNPAFCDNVTITGVTIENPPSPNTDGINPTSCRNVHISDCHISVGDDCITIKSGRDIDGRKWDTPTENVTITNCTMLSGHGGVVIGSEVSGSIRKVTISNCVFDGTDRGIRLKAARGRGGVVEEIRVDNVVMKDIQLEAIVMNLFYDKNTKEGPVTEETPIFRNIHISNVTGSEVNVAGKILGIPEMPIDQISFSNINMQAKEGISIHTATNVELHDVQITTEKGPSVSVTETKGILLDNIKSRRPHANRPVIEMTNVSNALVTNNFPMVSTPNFLKIVGEKSMDIFIQNNQWNNVEEPVIKGNEVKGVSGQ; from the coding sequence ATGAAAAGAATAACAAAATTACTGTTTGTGGTAGGCCTTTTTGCCTTTAGTCAATCGTTGACAGCGGCCAATTCCGGCTGGACCAATATTTTGGATGTTGGTGGCAACAACGAAGGGGAGCTTTGTACGGAAGCGATCCAAAATGCCATTGACAAGGCTGCAGAGGAAGGTGGAGGAACCCTGTATTTCCCGGCAGGTGATTACCTTACGGGAGCCATTCACATGAAAAGCAATACGACGCTTCACTTGGATGCAGGAGCAGTGTTGCGGTTTTCTACCAATTTTGATCATTATTTACCCTTCGTGCAGATGCGCTGGGAAGGTACTGTGATGAATAACTTCTCACCACTGATCTATGCGTATGAGGCAGAGAATATCACCATTACCGGTCGCGGAAAAATAGATGGTCAAGGCAAAGACTGGTGGATGGAAATGTACCGCATCCATGAGGCAGATCCCGAAACCCTCAAGGAAAGCAAATACCAAAAAATGTGGACTGAGGCCAATGTGGGACTGGAAACCACTCCCAATTACCAAAAGACGATGCGGCTGAAGTTTTTCAGGCCGCCATTGATCCAGCCTTTCCGCTGCAAAAATGTACGCATCGAGGGAGTGACCATTGTGAACTCACCTTTTTGGACGGTAAACCCCGCTTTCTGTGATAATGTCACCATCACCGGTGTCACCATCGAAAACCCACCCTCTCCCAATACCGACGGCATCAACCCTACTTCGTGTCGCAATGTGCACATCTCCGATTGCCATATCAGCGTGGGCGATGACTGTATCACGATCAAGTCAGGCAGGGACATTGATGGCCGCAAGTGGGACACTCCGACCGAAAATGTCACTATCACCAACTGTACGATGCTTAGCGGGCATGGTGGAGTGGTGATCGGAAGTGAGGTTTCGGGAAGTATCCGTAAAGTAACGATCTCCAATTGTGTCTTTGATGGCACGGACAGGGGAATCCGACTGAAAGCAGCCAGAGGACGTGGCGGTGTGGTCGAAGAAATCAGGGTGGACAATGTGGTCATGAAGGACATTCAGCTGGAGGCCATTGTGATGAACCTGTTTTATGATAAAAATACCAAAGAAGGCCCAGTGACAGAAGAGACACCCATCTTCCGCAATATCCATATTTCCAATGTCACCGGAAGCGAAGTAAATGTGGCCGGAAAAATCCTGGGTATTCCTGAAATGCCTATCGACCAGATCAGCTTCTCCAATATTAACATGCAGGCCAAAGAAGGAATTTCTATTCATACCGCCACCAATGTGGAGCTGCATGATGTACAAATCACCACTGAGAAGGGACCTTCAGTAAGTGTGACGGAGACAAAAGGTATCCTACTGGACAATATCAAAAGCCGTCGACCCCATGCCAATCGACCTGTGATCGAAATGACGAATGTAAGCAATGCCTTGGTCACCAATAATTTTCCAATGGTCAGTACGCCGAATTTCTTAAAAATAGTCGGAGAAAAGAGCATGGACATCTTTATCCAAAACAACCAATGGAACAATGTGGAGGAACCAGTGATAAAGGGGAATGAGGTGAAAGGAGTATCAGGACAATAG
- a CDS encoding glycoside hydrolase family 43 protein: protein MKKKVEHYWWVVGLILTGICFLGCQSEKEYYIFTSFREPADEGLYLAYSEDGYHWESLGGPFLPPEAGKSKIMRDPSVVRGPEGTYHMVWTTDWKGGNGFGYASTKDFIQWSKQQFIPAMAHEPEVVNVWAPEIFYDDEEDRYIIIWASTIPFRYEKGEEEERNNHRMYYTTTKDFEEFTPTQLFLEPGFSVIDAVIVKRKKDDYVLVLKDNTRPNRNIQVAFSNSPLGPWEDYSAPFSDFLTEGPTVLKDGDKWLIYFDSYGAKTYQAVSTDDFENFTSIDDQISLPEGHKHGTISTVSKEVLDNLKANAKTK, encoded by the coding sequence ATGAAGAAAAAAGTCGAACATTATTGGTGGGTAGTTGGGTTAATACTGACTGGAATCTGCTTTCTGGGCTGTCAGTCAGAGAAGGAGTATTACATCTTTACGTCCTTTAGAGAGCCTGCAGACGAAGGGCTTTACTTGGCTTATAGTGAAGATGGGTATCACTGGGAGAGCCTAGGCGGCCCCTTCCTTCCTCCGGAAGCAGGCAAGAGTAAAATCATGCGTGACCCCTCTGTGGTCAGAGGGCCAGAGGGGACGTATCATATGGTGTGGACCACCGATTGGAAGGGTGGCAATGGTTTTGGCTATGCCAGCACTAAGGATTTTATTCAATGGTCGAAGCAGCAATTCATCCCTGCGATGGCCCATGAGCCCGAGGTGGTCAATGTCTGGGCACCAGAGATTTTTTATGACGATGAAGAAGACCGCTACATTATCATCTGGGCATCCACTATTCCTTTTCGCTATGAAAAGGGCGAGGAGGAAGAGCGTAACAATCACCGGATGTACTATACCACCACCAAGGACTTTGAGGAATTTACCCCCACCCAACTCTTTTTGGAGCCTGGATTTAGTGTGATCGATGCGGTGATCGTGAAGCGAAAGAAGGATGATTATGTTTTGGTGCTGAAAGACAATACCCGGCCCAATAGAAATATTCAAGTGGCTTTTAGCAATTCCCCTTTAGGCCCGTGGGAGGATTACTCCGCTCCTTTTTCTGACTTTCTCACTGAAGGTCCTACCGTACTGAAAGACGGAGATAAGTGGCTGATTTACTTTGACAGCTATGGAGCCAAAACCTATCAGGCCGTCAGCACCGATGATTTCGAGAATTTTACCAGTATTGATGATCAGATCAGCTTGCCCGAGGGCCATAAACACGGTACCATCAGCACGGTTTCCAAAGAAGTGCTGGATAACCTAAAAGCCAACGCAAAAACGAAATGA
- a CDS encoding DUF3826 domain-containing protein, which yields MKTNIKSLLFAAIMMMGLVQLTNAQDFDPEYVKVTNERAKKIVENMDIADAQKADKVTDYIAKQYRNLSLIHDERDTQIDAAKEMYEGKKQEKKISKAEKKANKAMAKLHKKYLAQLSSELTAEQVDQVKDGMTYGVAPNTFKVYQEMLPDLTQAQKDNIWNWLAEAREHAMDAGSSHAKHAWFGKYKGKITNYLSDLGYDLKQAEKDMFERQKADNNQ from the coding sequence ATGAAAACGAATATAAAATCACTTCTATTTGCAGCCATTATGATGATGGGATTGGTGCAGCTAACGAATGCCCAGGACTTTGATCCGGAGTATGTGAAGGTGACCAATGAACGGGCCAAGAAGATCGTAGAGAATATGGATATTGCTGATGCCCAAAAAGCAGATAAGGTAACCGACTATATAGCCAAACAATACAGAAACCTTAGCCTGATCCATGACGAGCGTGACACGCAAATCGATGCGGCGAAGGAAATGTACGAGGGCAAGAAGCAGGAAAAGAAAATCAGCAAAGCCGAAAAGAAAGCCAACAAGGCCATGGCCAAACTACACAAGAAGTACCTTGCACAGCTTTCTTCCGAATTGACTGCAGAGCAGGTGGATCAGGTAAAGGATGGGATGACCTACGGTGTGGCTCCCAACACCTTCAAAGTGTACCAAGAGATGCTGCCAGACCTTACGCAAGCGCAGAAAGACAACATCTGGAATTGGTTGGCAGAAGCCAGAGAGCATGCCATGGATGCAGGATCTTCCCATGCCAAGCACGCTTGGTTCGGAAAATACAAAGGAAAGATCACCAATTACCTCTCGGATTTAGGCTATGATCTCAAGCAGGCTGAAAAGGATATGTTTGAACGCCAAAAAGCCGATAACAATCAATAA
- a CDS encoding DUF6298 domain-containing protein, with amino-acid sequence MKQFYSNNKRLIGIQNSGRRFFQNFVVLGLLVCWSLPLMARQDENPISREEGKLHYQQYDRGNTVPDFSYCGYMASEKAIPTVPVKVVLPPVEGDATAHIQAALEYVGSLKADENGFRGAVLLQSGTYEVAGQLQFAQSGVVLRGSGQGETTLLGSGKTRETLVRVLGRDNRAFGDTLHITDDYVPVNAQEVTVNGGISAGTKVMVVRPSTQAWIDALGMKDFGGETGWIGWKPGGHNQYWDREVANAAEGKVTFDVPLTNSLDQEYGGGYLVAYHWPGRIKNVAIENLTMQSTYDQANPKDEDHRWSAISMENVQDAWVRQVEFKHFAGSAVAVYKTGRRITVEDCRSLAPVSEVAGERRNTFFTEGQQTLFQRCYSEFGYHDFSTGLATAGPNAFVQCKAYLPHSFSGAQQGWASGVLFDIVRIDGHALVFANRMQEGRGAGWTAANSVFWQCDAAEIRNYSPPTAQNWAFGAWAQFEGNGHWIETNNHVNPRSLYYAQLEDRLGSLPLDPFLMSVGSEPTSSPSVEQAAEMTMLAREPLLTMEEWIRQAAERNPIDTKASQAKAFSDLKIDIEKADKTTAPRVVIEDGRLTWNGQLLTGQTQSVQWWRGSLRPRDVERARPHVTRFVPGRYGEGYTDLIPEVVSTMKAEGSVALDHNYGLWYERRRDDHERVRRLDPDVWPPFYEQPFARSGQGEAWDRLSKYDLTKYSYFYWSRLDQFADLAEREGILLMHQNYFQHNILEAGAHWADSPWRTANNINDTGFPEPPPYAGDKRIFMDEYFYDVDHPQRRELHRKFIRQCLGNFADNSNVLQFTSAEYTGPLHFTQFWFDVIGEWEAETANDALIALSATKDVQDSILADPVRSKLVDVIDIRYWHPSEGEDYTPLGGMHMAPRQHARKMKQGKETPGAIYEGIRKYRDQFPEKAVIYSTPAGSRMGWAVLFAGGSLPNLPVVADPYWKESLAMMKPVEDGSGDWLMKNEKGDVLIYLSTLDTAGNTGFSGQIPEDGELLVIHSGSGEIIKRGVSPKEMNAGLSLEAEGPVVLWIKGK; translated from the coding sequence GTGAAACAGTTTTATAGCAATAATAAAAGGTTGATAGGCATCCAAAATTCTGGGAGAAGGTTCTTCCAGAATTTTGTGGTACTTGGCCTTTTGGTCTGTTGGTCTTTGCCGCTTATGGCGAGGCAGGACGAAAACCCCATCAGCCGGGAAGAGGGAAAACTCCATTATCAGCAATATGATAGGGGCAATACGGTCCCGGATTTTTCCTATTGCGGGTATATGGCCAGTGAGAAAGCGATCCCTACGGTGCCCGTGAAAGTGGTACTTCCACCTGTCGAGGGGGATGCAACTGCCCACATCCAAGCTGCGCTTGAATATGTCGGCAGCTTGAAGGCAGATGAAAATGGCTTTAGAGGAGCCGTTTTGCTGCAATCAGGCACTTATGAGGTAGCTGGACAGCTTCAGTTTGCCCAATCAGGTGTAGTGCTCAGGGGAAGTGGCCAAGGAGAAACGACCTTGCTCGGTTCAGGCAAAACCCGTGAAACCCTTGTTCGGGTACTGGGAAGGGATAATCGCGCATTTGGTGATACCCTGCACATCACCGATGATTATGTGCCCGTCAATGCACAGGAAGTAACCGTGAATGGAGGGATTTCGGCAGGAACGAAGGTCATGGTGGTGCGGCCTTCTACCCAAGCGTGGATCGATGCGCTTGGAATGAAGGATTTTGGCGGCGAGACCGGCTGGATAGGCTGGAAACCCGGCGGCCACAACCAATATTGGGACAGGGAGGTAGCCAACGCGGCAGAAGGAAAAGTCACCTTCGATGTGCCCTTGACCAATTCCCTTGACCAAGAATATGGTGGAGGATACCTGGTGGCCTATCACTGGCCGGGGAGAATAAAAAATGTAGCTATCGAAAACCTCACCATGCAGTCCACTTATGATCAGGCTAATCCCAAAGACGAAGACCACCGCTGGTCGGCCATCTCCATGGAAAATGTTCAGGACGCTTGGGTGAGGCAGGTGGAGTTTAAGCATTTTGCTGGGTCAGCCGTGGCCGTTTATAAGACAGGTAGGAGAATCACCGTGGAAGATTGCCGCTCTTTGGCACCAGTGTCCGAGGTGGCAGGAGAGCGACGAAACACCTTTTTTACAGAAGGACAGCAAACGCTTTTCCAGCGTTGCTATTCGGAATTTGGCTATCACGATTTCAGCACCGGACTGGCCACTGCCGGTCCCAATGCTTTTGTGCAGTGCAAGGCTTACTTGCCCCACAGCTTTAGTGGTGCCCAGCAAGGATGGGCTTCGGGCGTATTGTTTGACATTGTGAGGATCGATGGTCACGCATTGGTTTTTGCGAACCGCATGCAAGAAGGCCGAGGTGCCGGATGGACTGCTGCCAACAGTGTCTTCTGGCAGTGTGATGCAGCTGAAATCCGCAACTACAGTCCTCCTACCGCCCAAAACTGGGCGTTTGGAGCTTGGGCGCAATTTGAAGGAAATGGCCACTGGATCGAAACCAACAACCATGTCAATCCCCGCAGCCTTTACTATGCGCAGCTGGAAGACCGGTTGGGCAGCTTGCCTTTGGATCCGTTCCTGATGTCTGTGGGGTCCGAACCGACCAGTAGTCCCTCGGTGGAGCAGGCAGCGGAGATGACCATGCTGGCAAGGGAACCTTTATTGACCATGGAGGAATGGATCCGTCAGGCTGCTGAAAGAAACCCAATAGATACCAAGGCTTCCCAAGCTAAGGCCTTTTCCGATTTAAAAATTGATATAGAAAAAGCCGATAAAACTACCGCTCCCCGTGTGGTGATCGAGGATGGGCGGCTCACCTGGAATGGCCAACTGCTTACCGGCCAGACCCAATCCGTCCAATGGTGGCGGGGAAGCCTGCGCCCGCGAGACGTAGAGCGGGCACGTCCGCATGTGACACGTTTTGTACCGGGAAGGTATGGGGAAGGCTATACGGATTTGATTCCCGAGGTAGTATCCACTATGAAAGCGGAAGGAAGTGTAGCCTTGGATCACAACTATGGACTTTGGTACGAGCGAAGAAGGGATGACCATGAGCGGGTCAGGAGACTTGATCCGGATGTATGGCCGCCCTTCTATGAGCAGCCTTTTGCCCGAAGTGGCCAAGGAGAAGCTTGGGACAGACTGAGCAAATATGACCTGACCAAGTACAGCTATTTTTATTGGAGCAGATTGGATCAATTTGCCGATCTAGCCGAGCGGGAAGGTATTCTGCTGATGCACCAAAATTACTTCCAACACAATATCCTGGAGGCAGGAGCCCATTGGGCAGACTCCCCTTGGCGAACGGCCAATAATATCAATGATACCGGCTTCCCAGAGCCCCCGCCCTATGCCGGCGATAAGCGCATTTTCATGGATGAATATTTCTATGATGTAGACCATCCACAGCGAAGGGAATTGCACCGGAAATTTATCCGGCAGTGTTTAGGGAATTTTGCCGATAACAGCAATGTGCTGCAATTTACCAGTGCCGAATACACAGGGCCACTGCACTTTACGCAATTCTGGTTTGATGTGATTGGGGAATGGGAAGCGGAGACCGCAAACGATGCCCTGATCGCACTGAGTGCCACGAAGGATGTGCAGGATTCCATTTTGGCAGATCCGGTAAGGAGCAAGTTGGTGGATGTGATTGACATTCGCTATTGGCATCCTTCGGAGGGGGAGGATTATACACCTTTGGGAGGAATGCACATGGCTCCACGTCAGCATGCCCGAAAAATGAAACAGGGAAAGGAAACCCCAGGTGCTATTTACGAAGGGATCAGAAAGTACCGCGACCAATTTCCCGAAAAAGCAGTGATCTACTCCACACCTGCTGGCAGCAGGATGGGCTGGGCGGTGCTGTTTGCCGGAGGCTCATTGCCCAATTTGCCCGTCGTGGCAGATCCATATTGGAAGGAGAGTCTGGCCATGATGAAACCCGTGGAAGATGGCAGTGGGGATTGGTTGATGAAGAATGAAAAAGGAGATGTGCTGATTTATCTGTCAACATTAGATACGGCCGGAAATACGGGTTTTAGTGGTCAAATTCCTGAAGATGGAGAATTGCTGGTCATTCACTCCGGAAGCGGGGAAATTATCAAAAGAGGGGTAAGCCCCAAAGAAATGAACGCTGGTTTGTCGTTAGAAGCCGAAGGTCCCGTTGTCCTGTGGATTAAAGGGAAATAA
- a CDS encoding exo-alpha-sialidase: MKLFKRMKIEVRGTKYKGRRPGNAEFPCFPGVIARRTGGRRGNLQLKGLASKLFRMSVQGLSEGTKPFRICNPRIIHYLLILCIITITSAQLSAQDTLHYSGSTLSRVDYHHGQLKPAIGVHAVQTMRANREQPEKGDGFGWTYNHAPMIAFWEGKFYMEYLSDPVGEHIAPSQTLLQVSDDGYDWTAPAVIFPPYRIPDGTTKEGHDGVAKDLDAVMHQRMGFYVADNGKLLALAYYGIALDAHDGPNDGNGIGRVVREIKADGSFGPIHFIRYNEGWSEENTDFPFYESSRDKGLVEACDELLSKPLMMQQWVEEADRDDPLIPLKKQYKAFSYYHLPDGRVVGLWKHALTSISHDGGKSWEYSPLRAPGVVNGNAKIWGQRTPDGAYATVYNPSEYRWPLAVSTSQDGIDYTDLLLVHGEITSMRYGGNYKSYGPQYVRGILEGNGTPPDGKMWLTYSVNKEDIWVASVPTPITADAAGHANEVFDQLPQGRELDLWNTYSPQWAKTGISQKDGKKYLTFHDKDPFDYGKAQRMVPSSKQLHVEFTVRPGQSDHGKFQIEIQDAKGRPGVQLIFDEDGLFKTRAGYRMNTLTEYQKGKSYHVEMDLNTETRFYQIKVNGEEKGPKLFFAPLNAMERVVFRTGAQRYFPNAETPTDQDYDLDNAGDEDPEAVFYLESLVTY; encoded by the coding sequence ATGAAGCTATTTAAGCGTATGAAGATAGAAGTACGAGGTACGAAGTATAAAGGACGAAGGCCAGGAAATGCTGAATTTCCGTGCTTCCCAGGCGTCATAGCGAGGAGGACGGGAGGACGACGTGGCAATCTCCAATTAAAGGGCTTAGCCAGCAAACTGTTCCGGATGTCTGTACAGGGCCTTTCCGAAGGAACGAAACCGTTCAGGATTTGTAATCCCCGAATTATACATTATTTATTGATCCTATGCATTATCACCATCACCTCAGCGCAGCTTTCCGCCCAGGACACTCTGCATTACAGTGGCAGTACCTTGTCCAGAGTGGATTATCACCATGGGCAGCTGAAGCCGGCCATTGGCGTGCACGCTGTCCAGACCATGCGTGCCAACCGGGAACAGCCTGAAAAAGGGGACGGCTTTGGCTGGACCTATAACCACGCGCCGATGATCGCTTTTTGGGAGGGTAAATTCTATATGGAATACCTGAGCGATCCGGTTGGGGAGCACATTGCCCCGAGCCAGACCCTTCTGCAGGTTTCTGATGATGGCTACGACTGGACAGCTCCCGCAGTGATTTTTCCCCCTTATCGTATTCCTGATGGCACCACCAAAGAGGGACATGATGGCGTGGCCAAAGACCTCGATGCGGTGATGCACCAGCGAATGGGCTTCTATGTAGCTGACAATGGTAAGTTGCTGGCGCTGGCCTATTATGGGATTGCCCTGGATGCACACGATGGACCGAATGATGGCAACGGCATTGGGCGAGTGGTCAGGGAAATCAAAGCGGACGGCAGTTTTGGACCGATCCATTTTATCCGATATAACGAAGGGTGGAGTGAAGAGAACACCGATTTTCCATTCTATGAGTCTAGCAGGGACAAGGGCCTTGTGGAAGCCTGTGACGAATTGCTGAGCAAACCGCTGATGATGCAACAGTGGGTAGAAGAAGCAGATCGCGATGACCCTTTGATTCCCCTAAAGAAACAGTACAAAGCATTTAGTTATTATCACCTACCTGATGGCCGCGTGGTAGGCTTGTGGAAACATGCCCTTACCAGCATCAGCCATGATGGCGGGAAGTCCTGGGAGTATAGTCCGCTGAGAGCCCCAGGCGTCGTAAATGGCAATGCCAAAATCTGGGGGCAACGAACGCCGGATGGAGCTTATGCCACGGTTTACAATCCTTCCGAATACCGGTGGCCACTGGCGGTTTCTACCAGTCAGGATGGAATTGACTATACTGATTTGCTGCTTGTACATGGGGAAATCACTTCCATGCGCTATGGCGGAAACTACAAATCATACGGCCCACAGTATGTTCGAGGGATTTTGGAAGGTAATGGCACTCCGCCGGATGGCAAGATGTGGTTGACCTATAGTGTCAATAAAGAGGATATTTGGGTGGCTTCTGTGCCCACTCCCATTACTGCAGATGCTGCTGGTCATGCCAATGAAGTTTTTGACCAGTTGCCTCAGGGACGCGAACTGGACCTTTGGAATACCTATAGCCCGCAGTGGGCCAAAACGGGAATCAGCCAAAAAGATGGTAAAAAATACCTGACCTTCCATGACAAGGACCCCTTTGATTATGGCAAGGCACAGCGGATGGTACCAAGCAGTAAGCAGCTGCATGTGGAGTTTACGGTCAGGCCGGGGCAAAGTGATCACGGTAAATTTCAGATCGAAATCCAAGATGCCAAAGGTCGCCCAGGGGTGCAGCTGATCTTTGACGAAGATGGGCTGTTCAAAACGCGAGCTGGTTACCGAATGAATACCCTCACCGAATACCAAAAAGGGAAAAGCTATCATGTGGAAATGGACCTCAACACGGAAACACGCTTCTATCAAATCAAGGTGAATGGAGAGGAAAAAGGGCCTAAGCTCTTCTTTGCACCGCTGAATGCGA
- a CDS encoding glycoside hydrolase family 140 protein, giving the protein MKLNITLGIAALVLGSLLGCQSNKTETQTAAKPAEAPKGLPFLKVSDNKRYFVTTSGEPFFWLGDTGWLLFNKLKREEALHYFEDRKEKGYNVVQVMTLHTLDAVNAYGDSALVNQNVATPLTHPGSDFADSTAYDFWDHIDFLVREAEKKGIYMAMVPVWGSNVKDGAVTVEEAKKYAKFLTLRYKDRPNVIWLNGGDTFGNEHTDVWNAIGETLDKNDRNHLITFHPRGRMQSSDWFADAPWMDFHMFQSGHRRYDQDDTDRAYGEDNWKYVQADYKLDRKMPTVDGEPSYEGIPEGLHDPEEGFWGADAVRRYAYWAVFSGAAGHTYGHSAVMQMHRPQDGEVGAYGNTKLWTDAINDPGAKQMHHLKDLIVQFPYLERIPDQSLIANQGEQHDHLAATRGEKYALIYTYTGRAIQVNMEVIKGEKATASWFNPRNGKMTEIGEVDARGVQEFKPDGKVQDGNDWVLVLNYK; this is encoded by the coding sequence ATGAAACTCAACATAACACTGGGCATCGCAGCCCTTGTCCTTGGCTCCCTACTAGGCTGCCAAAGCAATAAAACTGAAACACAAACCGCAGCAAAGCCAGCAGAAGCCCCAAAGGGCCTGCCCTTCCTGAAGGTTTCCGACAATAAGCGCTATTTCGTCACCACCAGTGGCGAGCCATTTTTTTGGCTGGGGGATACCGGATGGTTGTTGTTCAATAAGCTCAAGCGGGAAGAAGCGTTACACTATTTTGAAGACCGGAAGGAAAAGGGTTACAATGTCGTTCAGGTGATGACTTTGCATACCCTTGATGCCGTCAATGCCTACGGCGACAGTGCCTTGGTGAACCAAAATGTGGCCACGCCGCTGACACATCCTGGAAGTGATTTTGCGGATTCTACCGCGTACGATTTTTGGGATCATATTGACTTCTTGGTAAGGGAAGCCGAGAAAAAAGGCATTTACATGGCCATGGTGCCCGTTTGGGGTTCCAATGTCAAGGACGGTGCCGTCACGGTGGAGGAAGCAAAGAAATATGCCAAGTTCCTCACCCTACGCTACAAAGACCGTCCCAATGTCATTTGGCTCAATGGAGGAGACACCTTTGGCAATGAGCATACGGATGTATGGAATGCCATTGGCGAAACCTTGGACAAAAATGACAGAAACCACCTGATCACTTTCCACCCAAGAGGCAGAATGCAATCTTCAGATTGGTTCGCAGATGCCCCGTGGATGGATTTTCATATGTTTCAGTCGGGTCATCGTCGTTATGACCAAGACGACACGGACAGGGCCTATGGCGAGGACAACTGGAAGTATGTCCAGGCGGATTACAAACTGGATCGTAAAATGCCTACCGTGGATGGAGAGCCCTCTTACGAAGGCATTCCAGAGGGACTTCATGATCCTGAAGAAGGGTTTTGGGGTGCGGATGCAGTAAGAAGATATGCCTACTGGGCGGTTTTCTCGGGAGCAGCAGGCCACACTTACGGCCATAGTGCCGTGATGCAAATGCACCGTCCCCAAGATGGCGAAGTGGGCGCTTACGGCAATACCAAACTATGGACCGATGCCATCAATGACCCTGGTGCCAAGCAGATGCACCACCTGAAAGACCTGATAGTGCAATTCCCGTACTTGGAGCGTATTCCTGACCAATCCCTGATCGCCAACCAAGGAGAGCAACACGATCATTTGGCTGCCACCAGAGGCGAAAAATACGCACTCATCTATACGTATACCGGTAGGGCCATTCAAGTAAACATGGAGGTGATCAAAGGTGAAAAAGCCACGGCGAGCTGGTTTAATCCCAGAAATGGGAAAATGACCGAAATCGGTGAAGTGGATGCCAGGGGCGTTCAGGAGTTTAAGCCAGACGGGAAGGTGCAGGATGGCAACGACTGGGTCTTGGTGTTAAATTACAAGTGA